The Heyndrickxia vini genome contains a region encoding:
- the vrrA gene encoding VrrA/YqfQ family protein translates to MNLGGMFQGPMQSIGRSSPFGMGGFPGGSPNPASGGGLLSRLFQRGATSQAGNIANAAAGFQRAGSGGGLLSNIGSIANPGKIGTFLNNTQNVLRTAQQIGPMVQQYGPLVRNLPAMWKMYKGLNSTDTEDDADDVEDEINESTNESTNKNESNEESSTLVAKESKSKSSKTGKKKKTNSQTIKIKSKTTSIPKKNTSGESVPKLYI, encoded by the coding sequence ATGAATTTGGGCGGTATGTTTCAAGGTCCCATGCAGTCAATAGGTCGTTCATCTCCATTTGGTATGGGGGGATTTCCCGGTGGTAGTCCCAATCCTGCAAGTGGTGGTGGATTACTTTCACGCTTGTTTCAACGCGGAGCAACGTCCCAAGCAGGCAATATAGCCAATGCAGCCGCGGGTTTTCAACGTGCTGGCAGTGGAGGAGGCCTTCTTAGTAATATAGGGAGTATTGCTAATCCGGGTAAGATCGGTACTTTTTTAAATAATACCCAAAACGTGCTCAGAACGGCTCAGCAAATCGGTCCTATGGTACAACAATATGGACCATTAGTTAGAAATTTACCTGCAATGTGGAAAATGTACAAAGGTCTAAATAGTACAGATACAGAAGATGATGCTGATGATGTTGAAGATGAAATAAATGAAAGTACAAATGAAAGTACAAATAAAAATGAATCTAACGAAGAATCTAGTACCCTCGTAGCAAAAGAGTCAAAATCAAAATCAAGTAAAACAGGGAAGAAGAAAAAAACTAATTCACAAACAATTAAAATTAAATCGAAGACTACTTCTATACCTAAAAAAAATACATCAGGTGAATCAGTACCTAAATTATATATTTAA